In Halalkalicoccus tibetensis, the genomic window AGCGGGTCGGCGAGGCCGTCGGGCGCGAAAAGCGGGCGGGGGAGCTGAACGACGAGCTCCGCGAGCGCCTCGCGGGAATCGAAGCGCGCACGGAGGGGATGGAGCGCCCCCGGGTGGCGATCCTCGAGTGGCTCGACCCGCCCATCGCCGCCGGCAACTGGGTGCCCGAACTGGTCGGGGTCGCCGGCGGGAAGTACGGACTGGCCGAGCCCGGCGATCGGACCGTCGAGGTCGACTGGGCCGAGCTCAGGGAGTACGACCCCGAGGTCCTCGTCGCCGCGCCCTGCGGGTTCGACGTCGAGGTGACCCTCACCCGGAGCGGGGAGCTGACCGAGCGCGAGGGCTGGGCCGAGCTGTCGGCCGCCCGAAACGGCCGGGCGTACGCCATGGACGGCGCGAGCTACCTCAACCGCTGGAGCCCGCGGCTGGTCGAGGCGGCCGAGCGGCTCGCGGCCTGCTGTCATCCCGAGGAGTTCGGCGAGCCGCCCGCGGACGTCGCGACGCTCCGATAGCGCGAAGAAGCGAAGAGAAGGTCAGTGCAGCCGGGCGAGCGCGTCCCCGAGGACCTCGGCCGCCCGCCGAACCCGCTCGACCCGGACGTACTCCCGATCGCCGTGGGCGACCGCACCCGCCTCGTCGGCGAGCACGCCGGGGCCGAAGACGACGGTGGGCGCCTCGCTCGCGAAGTACGAGGCCTCGGTCGCGGCCGTGAACGGACGGACCTCGCCGGCGCCCGCGGCCCGCAGCGCCTCGACGACCGCCTCGCTGGGGTCGGTCTCGAACGCCTCCAGAAAGGGCGTCTCGCGCTCGGTAAAGCGGAAGTCGGCGTCGACGTCGGGGACCCGTTCCTCGAGATGGGCGGCGAGGGCTTCGGCGAACCCCGCCGCCGTCTCGGGCGGGACGCTCCGTCGGTCGAGGGTGATCCGGCAGTCGGCGGGCACCTGGTTGGTCGCCGACCCGCCCTCGATCAGCGTCGGCGTGAGCGTCGGGCCCCCGAGTTGGGGATGGGGCTCGGCGTCGGCGTCGAACTCCTCGAGGGCGAGAAGCACCCGCCCCGCGTCGGAGACGGCGTTGTGGCCCGTCTCGGGCTCGGCGGCGTGAGCGTTCTCCCCGCGAACGGAGAGGGTGCCCTGGAAGCGGCCCTTCGCGGCGGTACAGACATCCAACCCTGTCGGCTCGCCGACGATACACCGGTCGAACCCGAGCGAGAGGGCGTACGCGCCCCTCGAAAGCGTCTCCTCGTCGGGCGTGACCGCGAGGGTCACCCGCCCCTCGGGCTCGCAAGCGAGAAACGCCGCGAGCATCGCCGCGAGCGGGCCCTTCGCGTCACAGGACCCTCGCCCGCGTATCACGTCGCCGTCGCGCTCGAAGGGGACGTGCGGCGAGACGGTGTCGATGTGGGTGTTCAGCAGGGTGTGGGGAGAACCCTCGCCCCGCGAGGCGATCACGTTGCCGGCCTCATCGACGCGGGGCTCGACGCCGTGCTCGGCGAGGGTTTCACACAGAAAGTCGCGCATCCCGCCGACGCCCTCGTTCGAGGGGATGTCCACTGCTCGCTCGAGAAAGTCGATCGGGTCGAAGCTCACGGCGTCGGCACCTCGCCCCGTCCTTCGAACTCGACGGGGCCCGAGAGGGTGGCCGGCCCGTCGTCGGGCACCCGCACCTCGAGATCGCCTCCCGGTGGCGAGACCGACACCCGTTCGCGCTCGACGAGTCCCAGCCTGCGGGCGACCGCCGCGATGGCGACCGCGCCGGTACCACACGAGCGGGTCTCGCCCTCGACGCCCCGCTCGAAGGTCCGTCCCTCGAACCCGCCGTCGGTGCGCTCTGCGAGGTTCACGTTCGCGCCCTCGGGGAAGACCTCGGCGTGGCGAACGGGCGGGGCCATCGTCTCGAGGTCGGTAGTCGAAACGTCGTCGACGAAGACGACGGCGTGAGGAACCCCCGTATTGACCGCCGTGACTTCATAGCCCTCCACGTCCTCGCGGATCAACGGCTCCTCTCGCGCGAGCGGGACGTCGCCGGGGTCGAAGGAGGGGACGCCCATCTCGATCTCGATCGTCTCCTTGTCCACGCGGGCCCGACGCTCGCCCGCCGGCGTGTCGATGGCGAACGCGTCCGCTCCGAGCCGTCTCGCTCCGCTCGCGGCCTCCGGCCGCTCGCGCGTATCGAGGCGACGAAGTCGCCTCGCTGCCCACCGTGCCGCACAGCGCGCGCCGTTGCCACACATCGCCGCGGTGCCGCCGTCGGGCTGATAGAGGCGCATCCGAACTCGACCATCCTCGATCGAGAGGACCAGTACGCCGTCGGCGCCGCGGCGCTCGCCGGCCTCGACGCCCGTCTCGCGGTCGCAGTGCTCGATGGCGAACGCGCCCCAGTCGTCGACCGGTTCGTCAGCCTCACAGACGAGGAAGTCGTTGCCCGTCCCGTGGTACTTCTCGAAGGCTACAGCCATGGCGCCCCCCGGTCGAGCCGCATCACGTCCTCGATCGTCTCACGTCGGCGATCCACCGCGCTCTCCTCGCCGTCGAGGACGACCGTTGCGGGCCGCGGGCGGCTGTTGTACTGGCTCGCCATCTCGTACCCGTAGGCCCCCGCGTTGCCGATCGCCAGCAGGTCGCCGCGGGCGGGGTTGGGCAGCGCGTAGCTCCCGAAGACGTCCCCGCTCTCGCAGATCGGGCCGGTCACGGTCGCCTCGACGATCCCGCGATCTCCCGTGTCGGCGAGCGATCGGATCGCGTGGTGTGCGTCGTACATCGCCGGCCGCGCGAGATGCGTCATCCCGGCGTCGACCCCGACGACCCGCTCGTCGCCGGCGGGTTTGACCGTGTTCACCCGCGTCAGCAGGACGCCCGCGTCCGCGACGAGGTAGCGTCCGGGCTCGACGACGAGGGTCGCGTCGACCTCGCCGAGCGCCTCGCGGGTCGCGTCGGCCACCGCCGCCAGGTCGAGGGGCTCCTCGTCCTCGCGGTAGGGCACGCCGAACCCGCCGCCGATATCGACGAACTCCAGATCGGGAGCCGTTTCGCGAGCGAGCTCGCCCATCCGCGAGACGAGCTCGCGGTGGGCCGCGAGGTCCTCGCCGCTGATGCCGCTGCCGGCGTGGGCGTGGATCCCGACGACGTCGAAGCCGCGCTCGTCAGCCTCCGCCAGCAGTTCGGGCGCGCGCTCGATGGGGACGCCGAACTTCGCGTTGGCTCCCGTCGAGACCTTCTCGTGGTGGCCCGCGCCGACGCCGGGGTTGACGCGGAGGCAGAGCCGGCCCGAGAACCCGCGCTCGGCGAGGCGGTCGATCGTGTCCCGGGCTCCGGCGGTGATCGTCAGCTCGGGGTGCTCGCGGGCAGTCCTGACCGCGTAATCGAGGTCGTCAGCGGGAGGGTTGACGGCGGTGTACTGCACGCGTTCGGGGGGAGCCCCCGCCGAGAGCGCGCGCTCGACCTCGCCCGCGGAGGCACACTCGATACCCGCACCCGCCTCGACGAGCGTCGTCAGCACCGCCTCGGCTGTGTTGGCCTTCGCCGCGTACATGACCTCGCTCTCGGGAAAGGCGTCGGCCATCCGCGCGTAGTTCTCGCGGACCCGTTCGAGGTCCTGGACGTACAGCGGCGTTCCATGGGTATCCGCGAGCTCCGCTAATCGGCCGGCGTCCCAGTCGGCGAGCCGCCATACCGCCGAGCTCATTCCCGAAGCGCCTCTTCCCGCCGGGTGGCGTCGAGGGTCTGGTCCTCGACGTCGAGCGCGACGACCGCGGGCTTGTACGCCCCGCCCTCGAACAGGTCGTGATCGCCCAACGAGGACTCGACGTAGCGGGTGAAGGCCCGGCGCTCGGGCGGGAGCTCGCCGTAGAGCACCTCCTCCTCGACGAGGTCGTAGACCGGGATCCGGGGGGTGAGCAGCGTGTTCTCGCCGACGATCGAGCCCTCGCCGACGACGAACCCGCTGGTGACGCGACAGCCCGCACCCAGCGAGACGCCGTCCTCGACGATCACGGGCGCGTCCTCGACGGGTTCGAGAACGCCCCCGATGAGGGTGTTCGCGCCGAGCTTGACGTTCTCGCCGATCTGGGCACAGGAGCCGACGGTGTCACAGGAGTCGATCAGCGTGCCGTCGCCGACGTACGCGCCGGCGTTGACGAAGCTCGGGCTCATCATGATGCAGTCCGAGCCGACGTAGGCGCCCCGGCGGATCGCCGTTCCATCCGGTGTGTTTCGGGTGCCCCGCTCGCCCAGGTCGGCGGTGTCGCGAAGCGGCAGCACGTCGTGGTAGGTGACGTCGCCGTAGCTCCGCGGGTGGGTCTCGCGCAGCCCGAAGTTGAGCAGGATGCCGCGCTTGACCCACTCGTTCGACTCCCACTCGCCCGCACGCTTCTCTGCGGACCGGACCTCGCCGCTCTCGAGGGCCGCGAGGAAGGCGTCGAGCGTGTCGAGGTGGTCGGTCGTCGCGCTATCGGCGTCGATCTCGTCGGCGGCGTACCGTTCCCACAGCTTCGAGATCTCGGTTTCGAGGCTCATGACTGGCTATCGGGCAGGGTGTCGGAAAAGTCGTACCATCCCGGCGAGCGCCCCGCGAGCCACTCGGCGGCGTCGACCGCGCCCGCGGCGAACACGCCGCGGCTGCCCGCGCGGTGGGTTAGCCGGAGCTCCTCGTGGTTGCCCGCGAGCAGCACCTCGTGCGCCCCGCTGATGTCGCCCGCGCGGCGGGCGTGGACGCCGATCTCGCCCTCCTCCCGCGGGGCCTCGCCCTCGCGGCCGTGGACGCGGGGGGATTCGCCCCGAGTTTCGTCGATCGCGTCGAGCACCCGGTTCGCGGTGCCGCTGGGGGCGTCGCGCTTGCCGTTGTGGTGGGTCTCGGTGAGCTCGACGTCGTACTCGGGCAACGCGGCGACGGCCTCGCGGACGGCGCTCAACAGCCCCTGGACCCCGCGGGCGAAGTTCGCCGCCTGCAGGACCGGGGTCTCCTCGCTCGCCTCGCGAAGCTCCTCCCCTTGGGCCGCCGAGAACCCGGTCGTACCGACGACTGCTGGAACACCGGCCTCCGCACAGTCGCGTACGTACGAGACGCTCGGGTCGGGCAGCGTGAAGTCGATGACGGCGTCGGGCTCGCGTTCGGAAAGCAGCGTCGCGAACTCGCTCGCCGGCTCGAGTTCGACCCCGCCGATCTCGCCGGTCGCGCTGTGGCTCACCGCGACGACCTCGTGGTCCGCCTCGCGGGCGGCCTCGACGACCTCCCGGCCCATCCGGCCCGTCGCGCCGGTCACCGCGACCCTCATGCCTCGACCCCGACCTCGACGGCCGGCGACGAGTCGAGCTCGTCGAGCAGTCCCTCGAGCTCCTCGCGAACCCCCTCGGAGGCCCGCGAGAGCGGCGAGCGCAGGTGGGGCTCGCAGTGACCGCGGATCGCCATCGCCTCCTTCACGGGGATGGGGTTCGATTCCGCGAACAGCGCCCGCATCAGCGGGCCGAGCTCGTGGTGCAGCGCCCGGGCGCGCTCGTAGTCGCCCGCCAGCGCCGCGCCGGCCATCGCGCAGGTCCGCTCGGGCTCGACGTTCGCGACGACGCTGATCGCGCCGGTCCCGCCGACCGACAGCGTGGGAAGCGTCATGCCGTCGTCGCCCGAGAGCACGCTGAACGCCGCGTCGCGGGTGCGCTCGACGACCTCGCTGATCCGTCCGAGGTCGCCGCTCGCGGCCTTGTAGCCGACGACGTTCTCGTGATCGGCGAGCGAGACGGCGGTCTCGACCGCGATGTCCCGGCCCGTGCGCCCGGGGACGTTGTAGATGACCTGGGGCAGGTCGACCGCGTCTGCGATCTCACGGTAGTGGTGCTCCATCCCCTCGGGCTCGGGGCGGTTGTAATACGGCGAGATCAGCAGCAGGCCGTCGGCGCCGGCCTCCGCCGAGCGCTCGGAGAGCTCCAGGGCCTCGGCGGTGTTGTTCGACCCGCTGCCGGCGATCACGGAGACGTCCTCGACCGCGCCGCTTACGGTTTCGACGACCTGGACGTGTTCGTCGTGGGTCAGGGTCGCGCTTTCACCTGTGGAGCCGACCGGGACGAGGCCGTCGACGCCCGCGCGTTCGAGGCGCTGGGCGTCGGCCGCGAGGGAGTCGAAGTCGATGCTGCCGTCGTCGTGGAAGGGCGTCACCATCGCCGGGAGGACGCCGCTGTAGGGTTCGTGTGCCGTCATTGGTTCGTGCGTTCGTGAGTCGTGGGTTCGGTAGTGCGTGCGGTCCCCGCTCCTGCTCGGGCCCCGGACGGGGTCGCTACCCCCGCCGGGAGCCCACCCTCACGCGCGTTTCTTCGCGCAGAAAAGAGCGCTGGCCGGCACGCTGTCGGACCCGAGCGCCGATCGTGCCAGTCGCGTCATG contains:
- a CDS encoding ABC transporter substrate-binding protein — encoded protein: MNVVSTSPSGTEILCALGVDPVAVSHACDYPPRVADLPSIDFSRVRGESSAERHDRVRTVSAEGTVYRLDVETLRDAEPDLILSQEVCGVCAVDTTLVDEVLEDLDSDPDVVGLHASQLEDLFSCIERVGEAVGREKRAGELNDELRERLAGIEARTEGMERPRVAILEWLDPPIAAGNWVPELVGVAGGKYGLAEPGDRTVEVDWAELREYDPEVLVAAPCGFDVEVTLTRSGELTEREGWAELSAARNGRAYAMDGASYLNRWSPRLVEAAERLAACCHPEEFGEPPADVATLR
- a CDS encoding M20 family metallopeptidase translates to MSFDPIDFLERAVDIPSNEGVGGMRDFLCETLAEHGVEPRVDEAGNVIASRGEGSPHTLLNTHIDTVSPHVPFERDGDVIRGRGSCDAKGPLAAMLAAFLACEPEGRVTLAVTPDEETLSRGAYALSLGFDRCIVGEPTGLDVCTAAKGRFQGTLSVRGENAHAAEPETGHNAVSDAGRVLLALEEFDADAEPHPQLGGPTLTPTLIEGGSATNQVPADCRITLDRRSVPPETAAGFAEALAAHLEERVPDVDADFRFTERETPFLEAFETDPSEAVVEALRAAGAGEVRPFTAATEASYFASEAPTVVFGPGVLADEAGAVAHGDREYVRVERVRRAAEVLGDALARLH
- the dapF gene encoding diaminopimelate epimerase: MAVAFEKYHGTGNDFLVCEADEPVDDWGAFAIEHCDRETGVEAGERRGADGVLVLSIEDGRVRMRLYQPDGGTAAMCGNGARCAARWAARRLRRLDTRERPEAASGARRLGADAFAIDTPAGERRARVDKETIEIEMGVPSFDPGDVPLAREEPLIREDVEGYEVTAVNTGVPHAVVFVDDVSTTDLETMAPPVRHAEVFPEGANVNLAERTDGGFEGRTFERGVEGETRSCGTGAVAIAAVARRLGLVERERVSVSPPGGDLEVRVPDDGPATLSGPVEFEGRGEVPTP
- the lysA gene encoding diaminopimelate decarboxylase, producing MSSAVWRLADWDAGRLAELADTHGTPLYVQDLERVRENYARMADAFPESEVMYAAKANTAEAVLTTLVEAGAGIECASAGEVERALSAGAPPERVQYTAVNPPADDLDYAVRTAREHPELTITAGARDTIDRLAERGFSGRLCLRVNPGVGAGHHEKVSTGANAKFGVPIERAPELLAEADERGFDVVGIHAHAGSGISGEDLAAHRELVSRMGELARETAPDLEFVDIGGGFGVPYREDEEPLDLAAVADATREALGEVDATLVVEPGRYLVADAGVLLTRVNTVKPAGDERVVGVDAGMTHLARPAMYDAHHAIRSLADTGDRGIVEATVTGPICESGDVFGSYALPNPARGDLLAIGNAGAYGYEMASQYNSRPRPATVVLDGEESAVDRRRETIEDVMRLDRGAPWL
- a CDS encoding 2,3,4,5-tetrahydropyridine-2,6-dicarboxylate N-succinyltransferase, with amino-acid sequence MSLETEISKLWERYAADEIDADSATTDHLDTLDAFLAALESGEVRSAEKRAGEWESNEWVKRGILLNFGLRETHPRSYGDVTYHDVLPLRDTADLGERGTRNTPDGTAIRRGAYVGSDCIMMSPSFVNAGAYVGDGTLIDSCDTVGSCAQIGENVKLGANTLIGGVLEPVEDAPVIVEDGVSLGAGCRVTSGFVVGEGSIVGENTLLTPRIPVYDLVEEEVLYGELPPERRAFTRYVESSLGDHDLFEGGAYKPAVVALDVEDQTLDATRREEALRE
- the dapB gene encoding 4-hydroxy-tetrahydrodipicolinate reductase, yielding MRVAVTGATGRMGREVVEAAREADHEVVAVSHSATGEIGGVELEPASEFATLLSEREPDAVIDFTLPDPSVSYVRDCAEAGVPAVVGTTGFSAAQGEELREASEETPVLQAANFARGVQGLLSAVREAVAALPEYDVELTETHHNGKRDAPSGTANRVLDAIDETRGESPRVHGREGEAPREEGEIGVHARRAGDISGAHEVLLAGNHEELRLTHRAGSRGVFAAGAVDAAEWLAGRSPGWYDFSDTLPDSQS
- the dapA gene encoding 4-hydroxy-tetrahydrodipicolinate synthase gives rise to the protein MTAHEPYSGVLPAMVTPFHDDGSIDFDSLAADAQRLERAGVDGLVPVGSTGESATLTHDEHVQVVETVSGAVEDVSVIAGSGSNNTAEALELSERSAEAGADGLLLISPYYNRPEPEGMEHHYREIADAVDLPQVIYNVPGRTGRDIAVETAVSLADHENVVGYKAASGDLGRISEVVERTRDAAFSVLSGDDGMTLPTLSVGGTGAISVVANVEPERTCAMAGAALAGDYERARALHHELGPLMRALFAESNPIPVKEAMAIRGHCEPHLRSPLSRASEGVREELEGLLDELDSSPAVEVGVEA